The Prochlorococcus sp. MIT 1341 genomic interval TTTGCTGAAGATGTCTTAGCCGACTTTGAATTGGGGCTGGCGAGCGTAAGCCCATCCCTTGCATCATTTGCCTAATTGAGGGGCTGTGTTGATGAGTACTAATAAAATCAGCTAACCAGTCATAAAGCTCTTTCTGAGCTGGCGTCAGCAACTCTTCTTCTTGAGATGTCACGAGGAGTGCACATGTACGTCAATACATTTGTACCTACTGTATTTAATATTGGCAATACTCAAAGTCCTCCTAGGACAGCAGCTAAAAGAGCCTGCTGAACATGCAATCGATTTTCAGCTTGATCAAAAATTCGACTGGATACTGATTCAAAAAGGCCAGAACTAATTTCCTCCCCACGATGGGCTGGTAAACAGTGCAAAACGATTGCATTTGAATCAGCCTTTGAAAAAAGCTCCTCGTCAAGGCAAAAACCCTCAAAAGCTTTTGCTCGAACAGATTGCTCTTCTTCTTGACCCATCGAAGCCCAAACATCTGTATAAACAGCCTCTGCTCCTCGTATAGCCTCAAGTGGATTATTAAAGATCTCAATTTTTGCTTTAGCCTGAGAAAGCTCAAGAGCTTTGTTCATCATTTCTGAAAGTGGTTCAAACCCTTTTGGGGAAGCAACTCGAATATTTACACCTAATAAAGAACCACAAATCATCAAAGAATGAGCGACATTATTCCCATCACCTATATAACAAAGAGTTTTACCCTCTACTTCACCAAAGGTTTCTTTAACGGTCAAGAAGTCTGCCAAAGCCTGGCAAGGGTGTTCTATATCAGTCAATGCATTCAGAACAGGTATTGAAGCCCAGTGGGCGTAATCAATTAATTCCTTTTGTTCAAAAGTTCTCACCGCAAGTACGTCACAAAAGCGGCTCAAAACTCTTGCCGTGTCTTTAAGAGGCTCTCCTCTCCCCAGTTGGGTAACCTGTGGATTTAAATCTACTGTTTGTCCTCCCAAGCGAGCCATTGCAACTTGAAAACTTACTCTTGTCCTTGTAGAAGCCTTAGTAAAAATGAGACCAAGAACACGATTACCTAGGTCAATTCTTCTTTCAGCATTTTTGAGCTGCATTGCCAACTCAAGTAATGCAGATATTTGAAGAGCACTTAAGTCACCAGAAGACAAAAAGTCTTTTCCCTTGAGAGAGGAAAGTACTGCAGCAACCCCTTGATTACGGTCAGCCATATGATGAGTTTGCGTTATAAAGGAAGTTTCAATCGATATTAAAACCCCTGATCGATAAAACCCTTAATGAGAAACAAGACCTGTGGGAAGGTTACTAGCATCAAGCATCTCTTTAAGTTCATCTCCCTCTATAACTTCCTTCTCAAGAATTTTCTGGGCAATATTTTCCAGCAATGAAAGATTATTTCTGAGTATCTTCAACGCATTGTCATGTCCATCATCAACCAAACTCCTTACCTCCTTATCAATGGCTTGCGCAGTTGCATCACTAACTACTCTCCTTGGATTATTTCCGCCTCCAAGGAACTGCCCCCCACCTTGTTTGTCATAAGCCAAAGGGCCCAAGATCTCACTCATCCCATAGGTCCCAACCATTTGTTCAGCTAAATCAGTTGCTCGTTGCAAATCATTTGCAGCTCCTGTGGTGATTTTTCCGAAAACAATCTCCTCAGCAGATCTCCCGCCTAACAAAGTCGCGATCTGTCCTTGCAAATCTTGCTTGGAATTAAGGAAACGCTCCTCTGTTGGCAATTGCAAGGTATATCCAAGCGCACTCATACCTCTAGGAACAATAGAAATTTTTGCGACCTTGCTTCCTCCAGGCATCAAATGCCCCACTATTGCGTGACCCACCTCGTGATAAGCAACAACCTTCTTTTCATCTTCTTGCAGTACTCGGCTTTTCTTCTCGAGCCCAGCAACAACCCTTTCAATCGCTTCATTTAAGTCCTTCTGTTCTACTTTCTTACGCTTACCTCGTGCGGCCAACAAGGCTGATTCATTAACCATATTGGCCAAATCGGCTCCTGCAAAACCACTTGTAGCTTGAGCTATACGATCAAGATCTACTCCATCAGCAAGCTTCACCTTCTTCACATATATATCTAAAATTGTTTTTCTTCCAGAAAGATCTGGTCTGTCAACAAGTACTTGTCTATCAAAACGTCCTGGTCGCAATAAAGCTGCATCGAGAACCTCAGGTTGATTAGTGGCAGCAAGAACAATTACTGGCTTATCCGTAGCAGAGAACCCATCCATTTCGGTTAGTAATTGGTTGAGAGTTTGCTCTCTTTCGTCATTACCCCCAACTACACCCATGGAACCCGAACGACTCTTACCAATAGCATCCAGTTCATCAATAAAAATAATGCAGGGTGCCTTTTTCTTAGCTTGTTCAAACAAGTCTCTAACTCTTGCTGCACCTGCCCCAACAAACAACTCAACAAACTCTGAGCCTGAGATGATAAAAAAGGGAACACTCGCCTCACCTGCAACTGCCTTGGAAAGAAGTGTCTTACCAGTTCCTGGAGGGCCAACCAACAAAACGCCCTTAGGAATTCTTGCTCCGATATCTGTATATCTCTCAGGTGTTTTTAAAAAGTCAACAATCTCTGTTAACTCATCTTTTGCTTCATCAACACCTGCCACATCATCGAAAGTAACTCTCGACTCTTCGTCAGGAACATAAACCTTTGCTTTGCTCTTAGTAAAACTCAAGGCACCTTGTGCGCCTCCCCCTCCCATGCTTCTACGCGCGAAGAACTGAAGAACAAGAATAAATATCAGAGGTGGAACCACCCAACTTAGGACTGTGGTAAAAATATTTGGTTTCTTAGGTGGAGCTGCAGCAAATTCAACCCCTTTACTTTCAAGCCTTTGAGGCAAGTCCATATCGAAAATCGGGGTTGTAGCAAGAACAGATGGACTTCCATCCTGCGGATCCGATAATTCATAGCGAATTTGCTCCTGGGTTATATATGCCCTCTTGACCCCACCATCATTAACCTGATTGATAAACAATGAATAAGGCACACGTGGTACCTGGTTGCTTGGGTTTGGTACAAGGCTGCTTAAAAGCAACAAGAGTCCAAAACCAATCAAAATCAAGTTAATAATGCCAAAGCGACGATTTGGCCTGTTGTCATCTTGTCGTATCGGCATTTGCCCTATTCATCATCGGCACCCAAGCTAAGCCGAGGAAAATAAAAACGTTGTAATTTACTGGTGTAAGAACCGAACGTCACCTCAAGCGATAACGCCATTGGGGGGGGGCAAAAAGCGTTAAAGAAGTGAACTAAAAGGTTTTAAAGGGAAAGAATCAAAGAATCCCAAAGCAAAAAAACTTAAACAAGAAAGCTATAAGACAGCGCTGTAATTCCAATTTGACTCACAATTTTAAGGAAGGTAAACCAGCCTCACTCAAGCAAAGCCCTAACAAGCAAGTCTTGTCCAAAAGTTTTTTTCGAAATGG includes:
- the argF gene encoding ornithine carbamoyltransferase, which gives rise to MADRNQGVAAVLSSLKGKDFLSSGDLSALQISALLELAMQLKNAERRIDLGNRVLGLIFTKASTRTRVSFQVAMARLGGQTVDLNPQVTQLGRGEPLKDTARVLSRFCDVLAVRTFEQKELIDYAHWASIPVLNALTDIEHPCQALADFLTVKETFGEVEGKTLCYIGDGNNVAHSLMICGSLLGVNIRVASPKGFEPLSEMMNKALELSQAKAKIEIFNNPLEAIRGAEAVYTDVWASMGQEEEQSVRAKAFEGFCLDEELFSKADSNAIVLHCLPAHRGEEISSGLFESVSSRIFDQAENRLHVQQALLAAVLGGL
- the ftsH gene encoding ATP-dependent zinc metalloprotease FtsH, whose protein sequence is MPIRQDDNRPNRRFGIINLILIGFGLLLLLSSLVPNPSNQVPRVPYSLFINQVNDGGVKRAYITQEQIRYELSDPQDGSPSVLATTPIFDMDLPQRLESKGVEFAAAPPKKPNIFTTVLSWVVPPLIFILVLQFFARRSMGGGGAQGALSFTKSKAKVYVPDEESRVTFDDVAGVDEAKDELTEIVDFLKTPERYTDIGARIPKGVLLVGPPGTGKTLLSKAVAGEASVPFFIISGSEFVELFVGAGAARVRDLFEQAKKKAPCIIFIDELDAIGKSRSGSMGVVGGNDEREQTLNQLLTEMDGFSATDKPVIVLAATNQPEVLDAALLRPGRFDRQVLVDRPDLSGRKTILDIYVKKVKLADGVDLDRIAQATSGFAGADLANMVNESALLAARGKRKKVEQKDLNEAIERVVAGLEKKSRVLQEDEKKVVAYHEVGHAIVGHLMPGGSKVAKISIVPRGMSALGYTLQLPTEERFLNSKQDLQGQIATLLGGRSAEEIVFGKITTGAANDLQRATDLAEQMVGTYGMSEILGPLAYDKQGGGQFLGGGNNPRRVVSDATAQAIDKEVRSLVDDGHDNALKILRNNLSLLENIAQKILEKEVIEGDELKEMLDASNLPTGLVSH